In the Metabacillus endolithicus genome, one interval contains:
- a CDS encoding DUF2933 domain-containing protein, which translates to MGWETLLLLACPLMMLFCMKGMFSGNKEKETKGNPTQQSDFQSLQIKMADLIEQNHKLTQEVENLKTQTSEDSNIVKLKKA; encoded by the coding sequence ATGGGTTGGGAAACTTTATTATTACTAGCATGTCCTCTTATGATGTTATTCTGTATGAAAGGTATGTTTTCAGGAAATAAAGAAAAAGAAACCAAGGGAAATCCAACACAACAATCTGATTTTCAATCATTACAAATTAAGATGGCCGATTTAATCGAGCAAAATCACAAACTAACACAAGAAGTAGAAAATTTAAAGACTCAAACAAGTGAGGATTCAAACATAGTTAAATTAAAAAAAGCTTAA
- a CDS encoding heavy metal translocating P-type ATPase, whose amino-acid sequence MSSEAKVRESMDEQVSLGITGMTCASCATRIEKNLLKIDGVGKANVNLASEKVSVSYNSSQTSVEQLMESVKKTGYGVREEKTTLVITGMTCAACATRIEKGLKKVDGVVNANVNLASEKASVEYIPGKTNVDQLIAAVKKAGYSAKVAGDANADTEKGAREKEYRTQRNKFLLGALLSVWFLPQMISDLQVQYGFDVGFQFHINPWIQLLLATPVQFYVGGHFYKDAYNALRGGSANMATLVALGTSAAYFYSLVITLTGVDAGLYFEAAAIIITLIVLGKLLEIRAKGQTSDAIKKLMGLQAKTARVIRDGEEIDIPIEEVVVDDVIFVRAGEKIPVDGEIVEGSSTIDESMLTGESLPVSKNVGDPVIGATVNKHGSFKFKATKVGKDTTLAQIIKLVEEAQGSKAPIQKLADKISGIFVPIVIIIALVTFAITYFLVGFTPALISAVAVLVIACPCALGLATPTAVMVGTGKGAESGVLIKGAEHLESAHRVTTVVLDKTGTITKGEPEVTDIITTKNFQEDELLRLAGSAERGSEHPLGEAIVNGAKEKGLSLSDPTDFNAIPGHGIEVKVEEMKVLIGNKKHLQKEGIVFESLVKQMEELEGQGKTAMLMAVDSELAGIIAVADTVKETSAEAIAQLKEMGIEVAMITGDNQRTAEAIAKQVGVDRVLAEVLPEDKSAEVEKLKQEGKVVAMVGDGINDAPALAAAHIGIAIGTGTDIAIEAADVTLMRGDLIGIVDTVRLSKATMRKIRQNLFWAFAYNTILIPVAALGLLNPVLAGAAMAFSSVSVVTNTLFLRRWKPIRAA is encoded by the coding sequence ATGAGTAGCGAAGCTAAAGTTCGTGAATCAATGGATGAACAGGTTTCATTAGGCATTACTGGTATGACGTGTGCTTCATGTGCAACTCGAATCGAAAAAAATCTCTTGAAAATAGATGGGGTTGGTAAGGCAAACGTCAACCTTGCATCCGAAAAGGTTAGTGTTTCTTATAATTCTTCACAAACCTCAGTAGAACAACTAATGGAAAGTGTGAAAAAAACCGGATATGGAGTTCGTGAGGAAAAAACGACATTAGTAATAACCGGTATGACATGTGCGGCATGTGCAACTCGGATAGAAAAAGGACTTAAGAAGGTAGATGGAGTAGTCAATGCGAACGTTAACCTGGCAAGTGAAAAAGCAAGTGTTGAATATATTCCAGGTAAAACAAATGTAGATCAGCTGATTGCTGCTGTGAAAAAAGCAGGATACAGTGCAAAAGTAGCAGGGGATGCTAATGCGGATACAGAAAAAGGAGCACGTGAGAAAGAATATAGAACCCAAAGAAACAAATTCCTATTAGGTGCGTTATTATCGGTGTGGTTTTTACCGCAAATGATTTCTGATCTACAGGTCCAATATGGGTTTGATGTAGGGTTTCAATTTCATATCAATCCTTGGATTCAACTATTATTAGCGACACCCGTACAATTTTATGTGGGCGGTCATTTCTATAAGGACGCATATAATGCACTTAGAGGCGGAAGTGCCAATATGGCCACACTTGTAGCCTTAGGAACATCCGCAGCTTACTTTTATAGCTTAGTTATCACTCTAACTGGAGTAGATGCAGGACTCTATTTTGAAGCTGCAGCCATAATTATTACGTTAATTGTTTTAGGAAAGCTTTTGGAGATTCGGGCAAAAGGACAGACATCAGATGCCATCAAAAAATTGATGGGATTACAGGCGAAAACAGCGCGGGTCATCCGCGATGGAGAGGAAATAGATATTCCAATTGAGGAAGTAGTAGTGGACGATGTCATTTTCGTAAGAGCAGGAGAAAAAATACCGGTAGATGGAGAGATTGTTGAAGGTAGCAGTACGATTGATGAATCGATGCTGACTGGAGAGAGTTTGCCAGTTAGTAAGAATGTTGGTGATCCCGTCATTGGAGCTACAGTCAATAAACATGGTTCATTTAAATTTAAGGCAACTAAAGTAGGAAAAGATACGACACTAGCTCAAATTATTAAACTGGTGGAAGAGGCACAAGGTTCAAAAGCTCCGATTCAGAAACTCGCTGATAAAATCTCAGGTATATTTGTCCCAATTGTTATCATTATTGCGTTAGTAACATTTGCTATTACCTATTTCTTAGTTGGATTTACCCCAGCCCTTATTAGTGCCGTTGCTGTTTTAGTAATTGCCTGCCCTTGTGCACTCGGCTTAGCAACGCCAACAGCTGTAATGGTAGGAACAGGAAAAGGGGCAGAGAGTGGTGTTCTAATTAAAGGTGCAGAACACTTAGAAAGTGCTCATCGTGTAACAACGGTAGTTTTAGATAAAACAGGTACAATAACAAAGGGTGAACCTGAAGTAACGGATATTATTACTACAAAAAACTTTCAAGAAGATGAATTGCTTCGGTTAGCTGGTTCAGCAGAAAGAGGTTCTGAACATCCACTTGGTGAAGCAATTGTAAATGGTGCAAAAGAAAAAGGACTTTCATTAAGTGATCCCACTGATTTTAATGCAATTCCTGGCCATGGTATCGAAGTAAAAGTAGAAGAAATGAAAGTTCTTATTGGTAATAAAAAGCACTTGCAAAAAGAGGGTATTGTGTTTGAATCATTAGTCAAACAAATGGAAGAGCTTGAAGGACAAGGGAAAACAGCCATGCTAATGGCAGTTGACAGTGAGCTTGCTGGGATCATTGCTGTTGCAGATACGGTGAAAGAAACATCTGCCGAAGCGATTGCACAATTAAAAGAAATGGGCATAGAAGTTGCGATGATTACCGGTGATAATCAACGTACAGCCGAAGCGATTGCAAAACAAGTTGGTGTAGATCGCGTATTAGCAGAAGTACTACCGGAAGACAAGTCTGCTGAAGTAGAAAAGCTGAAGCAGGAAGGAAAAGTAGTGGCGATGGTTGGTGATGGCATAAACGATGCTCCCGCCCTTGCTGCTGCACATATCGGAATAGCAATTGGTACAGGAACAGATATTGCGATTGAAGCAGCAGATGTAACCCTTATGCGAGGGGACTTAATAGGTATCGTCGATACCGTTCGACTATCGAAAGCTACCATGCGAAAAATAAGGCAAAACCTATTTTGGGCATTTGCATACAACACGATTCTTATACCAGTTGCAGCATTAGGGTTACTTAATCCAGTTCTTGCAGGAGCTGCAATGGCGTTTAGTTCCGTATCCGTTGTTACCAACACCTTATTCTTACGGAGATGGAAGCCTATCCGAGCAGCATAA
- the copZ gene encoding copper chaperone CopZ, giving the protein MANVTKSMTVKGMSCNHCVNSIEGSLAQLNGVQSVKVDLKQELVDVSYDDEVVNAQDIYSEIEEIGYDVVT; this is encoded by the coding sequence ATGGCTAATGTAACAAAATCAATGACAGTAAAAGGAATGTCCTGTAATCACTGCGTGAATTCAATCGAAGGTTCCTTAGCGCAACTAAACGGTGTTCAATCGGTTAAAGTAGATCTTAAACAGGAGTTAGTTGATGTATCGTATGACGATGAGGTGGTTAATGCACAAGACATTTATTCGGAAATTGAAGAAATAGGATACGATGTTGTAACATAA
- a CDS encoding MerR family transcriptional regulator — MGVLSISKVAKQANINLETVRYYEKRGLIPEPPRTAAGYRMFSGEYVDRIKFIKRAQELGFTLDEILQLLKISEGGHDAQTVKEFTSEKISEITGKINDLQRIKGTLQKLSDECPGSGAPSNKCPIIQDLTNN; from the coding sequence ATGGGAGTTCTATCAATTAGTAAAGTAGCAAAGCAGGCTAATATAAACCTTGAGACAGTCCGTTATTACGAGAAAAGGGGTCTTATACCTGAACCACCAAGAACAGCAGCGGGATATAGGATGTTTTCTGGAGAGTATGTTGACCGAATCAAGTTTATAAAAAGAGCACAAGAGCTTGGGTTTACACTTGATGAAATATTGCAGCTGTTAAAAATTTCAGAAGGTGGACATGATGCACAGACTGTAAAAGAATTCACATCTGAAAAAATAAGTGAAATTACCGGTAAAATTAATGACTTACAACGAATAAAGGGTACATTGCAAAAGCTATCAGATGAATGTCCAGGGTCTGGTGCACCCTCAAATAAATGCCCCATTATTCAAGATTTAACCAATAACTAA
- a CDS encoding Na+/H+ antiporter NhaC family protein, whose protein sequence is MAKKKPKDQNIIEVFSAADPSRSMFLALFITVMITAIIYLFQGLKLKEMTNQFIKGGNKLMVTIVILAVAWPISDVSQDLGLTNLIRTTLGRTLTPVWVAVLIFIVSGAVTYFIGSSWGAWALMMPIVIPLAVTTGGSVPLAVACCFSGGTFGDVTSPVSGMTAMSAGDAQAEHMKYVRAMTPYNILAAGLAAGLFLIIPYFIS, encoded by the coding sequence GTGGCCAAAAAAAAACCAAAAGATCAAAATATTATTGAGGTTTTTTCAGCAGCGGATCCATCACGTTCGATGTTCTTAGCACTATTTATTACAGTAATGATAACTGCCATCATATACCTATTTCAGGGACTTAAACTGAAGGAAATGACCAATCAATTTATTAAAGGCGGAAACAAACTTATGGTTACCATTGTAATATTAGCGGTTGCTTGGCCCATTTCCGATGTTTCACAGGATCTCGGTTTAACCAACCTTATTCGAACAACTTTAGGGAGGACACTAACACCAGTATGGGTTGCTGTTCTTATTTTTATCGTTTCAGGAGCTGTTACTTATTTTATTGGGTCGTCCTGGGGTGCATGGGCGTTAATGATGCCAATTGTCATCCCTTTGGCTGTAACAACTGGAGGTAGTGTTCCTCTTGCTGTGGCTTGCTGTTTTTCAGGAGGGACTTTTGGAGATGTCACTTCTCCCGTATCCGGTATGACTGCAATGTCTGCGGGCGACGCACAGGCGGAGCATATGAAATACGTTAGGGCAATGACTCCCTACAATATATTAGCAGCAGGATTAGCTGCAGGATTGTTTTTAATAATTCCTTACTTTATTTCTTAA